The sequence GAATAATCCATTGAAATATGTTGACCCGAGTGGTAATTATGCAGGTGTTTATGCACCTGGTTCTAACCCCTGGAGTAATGTGGATTGGTGGAATAGCTTCAATACCTTCAGCCCTGAAATGATTAATCTTTTGGGACCTGTAATGGGACCTGCTGCCTATGCAGAAATGGAAAGAATGAATATAGTTGTTCGTTCTCGTACAGCGAATGTAACAGCAGGCCCATTCCCTGATGGGCAAACCCTTACTTCTAATGAATATTTCTTCATGGCTGTACCTAATGTTGATCAATTCATGAGGGGTTTGAATGGAAACTTAGGTATTAATAATAGCATGGGAGGACAACCAGGATGGTCGGGTAGTACTAATAACCAAAAAGGTTCAGAAATGGGTGTTCCAATTGTAACTATCATCATGAACAATATTGATTGGAACAAGGTTAAAAAATTAAATCCAAATATATTAGGTGATCCTTATCGTTCGAAAATACTAAGATGGGGAGATAAAATTGAGAAAATGATTTTTGAGAAAACTCTTAAAAAACTTGGTATTCCTATACCTAATTCGCTTCTTGGTAAGGCTTCAATGGCTTTAGGAGTATCTGCTGGTGCAATCAGCTTTATTTTAACTAACCCAACAGAACTTGGCTATTCAGATCTGTATTATCCTGATGGAACCCCAGCTTTTGAATATAATCCTGATGGAACTTTAAAACGGAGTCCTTGGAATAATAATT is a genomic window of Desulfatiglans sp. containing:
- a CDS encoding RHS repeat-associated core domain-containing protein — encoded protein: LDSEYELYNYNARLYDPVMSRFISPDTIIPDPYNPQSLNRYSYCLNNPLKYVDPSGNYAGVYAPGSNPWSNVDWWNSFNTFSPEMINLLGPVMGPAAYAEMERMNIVVRSRTANVTAGPFPDGQTLTSNEYFFMAVPNVDQFMRGLNGNLGINNSMGGQPGWSGSTNNQKGSEMGVPIVTIIMNNIDWNKVKKLNPNILGDPYRSKILRWGDKIEKMIFEKTLKKLGIPIPNSLLGKASMALGVSAGAISFILTNPTELGYSDLYYPDGTPAFEYNPDGTLKRSPWNNNY